In Alkalihalobacterium alkalinitrilicum, a genomic segment contains:
- a CDS encoding TlpA disulfide reductase family protein, producing the protein MKNRRLISILTLIIAVGLIIFVIATNSEKALGVDKGLKAIDFTLPVWGEEGVEASLSDYEGNIIILNFWATWCPPCKDEMPDFMQFQEDYGQLGIEVVTVNMYYYERRATVEEDIKEFMEEVNVTLPTLLDIEAVVNDTYQPPGFPMTYIIDQDRVIQQVVRGEVNYEMLEHLVLPIAKEAD; encoded by the coding sequence TTGAAGAATAGACGATTGATCAGTATTTTAACTTTAATAATAGCTGTTGGGTTAATTATTTTTGTAATAGCTACAAATAGTGAAAAGGCATTAGGTGTGGACAAAGGGTTAAAAGCGATCGACTTTACTTTACCTGTTTGGGGAGAAGAAGGCGTAGAGGCGTCTTTATCTGATTATGAAGGCAACATAATTATATTAAATTTCTGGGCGACTTGGTGTCCTCCTTGTAAGGATGAAATGCCAGATTTTATGCAGTTTCAAGAAGATTATGGTCAACTTGGTATCGAAGTAGTAACTGTGAATATGTACTATTACGAAAGAAGAGCCACAGTTGAAGAAGATATAAAAGAATTTATGGAAGAAGTTAATGTTACGTTACCGACGTTACTCGATATTGAAGCTGTAGTGAATGATACGTATCAACCACCAGGTTTCCCGATGACGTACATTATCGACCAGGACCGTGTGATCCAACAAGTTGTTCGTGGAGAAGTCAATTACGAAATGCTCGAACATTTAGTGCTACCAATTGCTAAGGAGGCTGATTAA
- the uppP gene encoding undecaprenyl-diphosphatase UppP: MSIIEALIFGIVQGITEFLPVSSTAHIVITQMIFGYTFPGLAFEIYLHMASILAVIIYFRKDIIDVLTGFFKYLGNRSKENKVHFFFGIYIIVATGITGGLGLVLKDVVGDTMKTPYFIAAALTFTGLSLILIERFHKYGSRTEEDMTFKDSIVVGLGQTLAVLPGISRSGATLIVALLAGLSRDTAVRYSFLLVIPVILGSSVLAIDEIGSGMFSAIGAPALIVSFIATFIFSWLGIVWLIEFLKKSKLFYFAIYCFIVAILVALFINPETIMDI, encoded by the coding sequence ATGTCTATCATCGAAGCATTAATTTTTGGTATCGTCCAAGGAATCACTGAATTTCTACCAGTATCAAGTACAGCACATATCGTTATTACACAAATGATTTTTGGATATACATTTCCTGGTTTAGCCTTTGAAATTTATTTACATATGGCTTCAATATTGGCTGTAATCATTTATTTCCGAAAAGACATTATTGATGTATTAACGGGCTTTTTTAAATATTTAGGGAATCGCTCTAAGGAAAATAAAGTCCATTTCTTCTTTGGTATTTATATCATTGTTGCAACAGGAATTACAGGCGGGCTTGGTCTAGTTTTAAAAGACGTTGTTGGTGACACGATGAAGACCCCTTATTTTATTGCAGCTGCCTTAACTTTTACAGGCCTTTCACTTATTTTGATTGAACGGTTCCACAAATACGGTTCACGAACAGAAGAGGATATGACATTTAAAGATTCGATTGTTGTTGGTTTAGGTCAAACGCTTGCTGTACTCCCTGGTATCTCAAGATCTGGTGCAACATTAATTGTTGCCCTATTAGCTGGATTGAGTAGAGATACTGCGGTACGTTATTCTTTCCTACTAGTCATCCCAGTTATTCTTGGATCGTCAGTCCTTGCCATAGACGAAATCGGTTCAGGAATGTTTAGTGCGATCGGTGCCCCAGCACTCATAGTATCTTTTATAGCAACATTTATTTTTTCGTGGTTAGGAATTGTTTGGCTCATTGAATTCTTAAAGAAAAGCAAGCTATTTTACTTTGCAATTTACTGCTTTATTGTTGCCATCCTAGTTGCCCTATTTATTAATCCTGAAACCATTATGGATATTTAA
- a CDS encoding CobW family GTP-binding protein, which translates to MAKPIPVYLITGFLGSGKTTVLQKAVQAAKNKGLQPALILNELGEVNVEQGLFAKEQMVEMLNGCICCTISADMTRELSLFLEGNEDVDILFIEGTGVADPAEIVEALTHPTLIDKVNLVSTIGMVDGSKYLEYQSIFSSSKEIREILKRQISSSSLVILNKVDLIKDKELVKVKKKIEALVDERAEFVETTHGEVDQDVLLKKRVLNLNYSVSSDGDHHRHDNNNHHHHHMFEAITLRDIPAVNRIHFENWLKSMPEVVRSKGILQFDETPKTFQYQYASGQLMLSHIKDQLTVKPCIILIGNELNGEEIRRTFQQLVGK; encoded by the coding sequence ATGGCAAAACCAATTCCAGTATATTTGATAACTGGTTTTTTAGGAAGTGGAAAAACAACAGTACTGCAAAAGGCTGTTCAGGCAGCAAAAAATAAAGGATTACAGCCTGCACTCATTTTAAATGAATTAGGAGAAGTGAACGTTGAGCAAGGATTATTTGCTAAAGAACAGATGGTTGAAATGCTGAACGGTTGTATTTGTTGTACCATTTCTGCTGATATGACAAGGGAACTTTCACTTTTTTTAGAAGGAAATGAAGATGTGGACATTCTTTTTATTGAAGGAACAGGAGTCGCTGATCCTGCTGAAATAGTCGAAGCTTTGACCCACCCTACTTTAATAGATAAAGTAAACCTAGTCTCAACGATAGGTATGGTAGATGGGAGCAAGTATTTAGAATATCAGAGTATATTTTCAAGTTCAAAAGAAATTAGAGAGATTTTGAAGAGACAAATTAGCTCATCCTCTCTAGTCATACTGAATAAAGTCGATTTAATAAAAGATAAAGAGTTAGTAAAAGTGAAAAAAAAGATCGAAGCCCTCGTTGATGAACGAGCAGAATTTGTTGAGACAACACACGGTGAAGTAGATCAAGATGTCCTTTTAAAGAAAAGGGTATTAAATCTGAATTACTCGGTTTCTTCTGATGGTGATCATCATCGTCATGATAATAATAACCACCACCATCATCATATGTTTGAGGCAATCACGTTAAGAGATATACCAGCTGTGAATCGGATCCATTTTGAAAACTGGCTAAAAAGTATGCCAGAAGTAGTAAGGAGTAAAGGAATATTACAATTTGATGAAACGCCAAAAACATTTCAATATCAATACGCATCAGGCCAACTTATGTTAAGTCACATAAAGGATCAATTAACCGTTAAACCTTGCATTATTTTAATAGGAAACGAATTAAATGGTGAAGAAATTAGAAGAACCTTTCAACAGTTAGTTGGTAAATAA
- a CDS encoding permease: MNLKTSISSWLKDLFGVVLLVFFLLLFFNIERFKEGIFPISDVLLNINTIFLGIVIEAVPFILLGVFVSALIQIYVSEDALQRYLPKNAYMALLPAAVLGAIFPICECAIIPVVRRLIKKGMPLHVGVVFLVAAPILNPVVAASTFYAFRTDLTVLYARMGLAFVLAIIIGAIIYAIFKNKDQLKWTKEELTGRVMVPIGTTQKPNRVKQTLYHAADEFFLMGKYLIAGAFIAALFQTLLDRNILLAIGSNEWSSTAVMMAFAFILSLCSEADAFVAASFGSTFTTGSIIAFLVYGPMLDLKNTIMLFAFFRAKFVIIFMVVVTAIVFISVLSLQLFVL; the protein is encoded by the coding sequence ATGAATTTGAAAACTTCTATTTCATCTTGGTTGAAAGACTTGTTTGGAGTCGTATTACTTGTTTTCTTCCTTCTTCTATTTTTTAACATCGAACGATTTAAAGAAGGTATATTTCCGATTTCAGATGTTCTGCTGAATATAAATACTATTTTTCTTGGAATTGTCATTGAGGCTGTTCCTTTTATTTTGCTTGGTGTGTTTGTTTCTGCACTAATTCAAATTTATGTATCAGAAGATGCATTACAACGTTATTTACCGAAAAACGCTTATATGGCCTTATTACCTGCGGCTGTGTTAGGAGCGATCTTTCCCATTTGTGAATGTGCGATTATTCCAGTTGTTCGCCGTCTCATTAAAAAAGGAATGCCACTTCATGTCGGAGTTGTTTTTTTAGTAGCTGCTCCTATCTTAAACCCAGTCGTTGCCGCGTCTACTTTCTATGCATTTCGAACAGACTTAACGGTTCTATATGCGAGAATGGGACTTGCATTTGTGTTAGCGATCATCATTGGTGCAATCATTTACGCTATATTCAAAAATAAAGATCAACTAAAATGGACGAAAGAAGAATTAACAGGGCGTGTAATGGTGCCAATCGGAACGACTCAAAAACCAAACCGAGTAAAACAAACCCTGTACCATGCAGCCGATGAATTTTTCCTCATGGGGAAATATTTAATAGCAGGAGCATTTATTGCAGCTTTATTTCAAACGTTATTAGATCGAAATATTCTACTTGCGATTGGAAGTAATGAATGGTCGTCAACAGCTGTTATGATGGCATTTGCGTTTATCCTTTCATTATGTTCTGAAGCGGATGCTTTTGTTGCCGCCTCTTTTGGCAGTACATTTACAACAGGATCTATTATTGCGTTTCTCGTTTACGGACCGATGTTAGATTTGAAAAACACGATCATGCTATTTGCCTTTTTCCGAGCAAAGTTTGTCATTATCTTTATGGTCGTTGTAACTGCCATTGTATTTATTTCAGTTCTATCACTACAACTATTTGTATTATAA
- a CDS encoding TIGR03943 family putative permease subunit: MNKENTDVSFHSYIRGIILLGFSLLLLAFIVSGNIRYYIAPKMMPFMYFALVVFIILGVIQIIRSTRKNDQDIDCDCGEDHSMTGSPLIKLAIYSIFVAPIVMGFVLPDKALDSSVAANRGVQYGSGILTKPTEATEPVSSTSRAEAFLDNPDEYFASLGEEEEHYSVEDFYTEEGFNQYYLELAEEIEEQERIIVTDENYLDIMTVLDIHMDQFIGKEIVITGFVYREPEFEDNQMVVARFAMTCCVADAAVYGTLIETNLAQEYENDTWVHVSGTLDRTEYNGYPIPLIHLREITVIDEPDQPYVFPSFR; the protein is encoded by the coding sequence ATGAATAAAGAGAATACTGACGTTAGCTTCCATAGTTATATTCGGGGGATTATCCTTCTTGGATTTTCACTATTATTACTCGCGTTTATCGTTTCTGGCAACATTCGCTACTATATTGCACCTAAAATGATGCCATTTATGTACTTTGCTTTAGTTGTATTTATTATTCTAGGTGTTATCCAAATCATTCGAAGTACGAGGAAAAACGATCAAGATATCGATTGTGATTGCGGGGAAGACCATTCAATGACGGGCTCACCTTTAATAAAACTTGCCATCTACTCTATCTTTGTTGCTCCAATTGTGATGGGCTTTGTTCTGCCAGATAAAGCTCTAGATAGTTCCGTTGCTGCAAATCGTGGTGTACAATATGGTAGTGGAATTTTAACAAAGCCGACTGAAGCTACAGAACCAGTGAGTAGCACCTCAAGGGCTGAGGCATTCCTTGATAATCCTGATGAATATTTTGCTAGTTTAGGAGAAGAAGAAGAGCATTATTCCGTTGAAGACTTTTACACTGAAGAAGGCTTTAATCAATATTATTTAGAATTGGCCGAAGAGATAGAAGAGCAAGAAAGAATTATCGTTACGGATGAAAACTATTTAGATATAATGACGGTCTTAGACATACACATGGATCAATTTATAGGAAAAGAAATTGTTATTACGGGCTTTGTATACCGTGAGCCTGAGTTTGAAGATAACCAAATGGTTGTTGCTAGGTTTGCGATGACTTGTTGCGTTGCCGATGCTGCAGTTTATGGAACATTAATTGAAACGAACTTAGCTCAAGAATATGAAAATGACACATGGGTACATGTTTCAGGAACTCTCGACAGGACAGAATACAATGGATATCCTATACCACTCATTCACTTAAGAGAGATTACAGTCATCGACGAACCTGATCAACCCTACGTATTTCCAAGCTTTAGATAA
- the trpB gene encoding tryptophan synthase subunit beta, whose protein sequence is MSTVEKNEKGYFGEFGGSFVPPQLNAVLDRLDENFQKYKDDPKFVEEYLYYLKEYVGRENPLTYAERLTKNCGGAKIYLKREDLNHTGAHKINNVIGQILLAKNMGAHRVIAETGAGQHGVATATACAMLGMECIIYMGAEDTRRQELNVFRMELLGATVVPVHKGQGRLKDAVDEALNDLIENYENTFYLLGSAVGPHPFPTMVHHFQSIISKESKRQILEKEGKLPSVVVACIGGGSNAIGAFSEYIPEEGVRLVGVEPEEAATLTKGTPGVIHGFKCLCLQDEEGNPLPTHSISAGLDYPGIGPEHSYLKVTERAEYYAVSKKEVLDAFQTLAKTEGIIPALESAHAVAYALKEASKLKSEDIIIVNISGRGDKDVNEVKRLLQEGY, encoded by the coding sequence ATGAGTACAGTAGAGAAGAATGAAAAAGGATATTTTGGTGAGTTTGGTGGAAGTTTTGTGCCACCACAGTTGAACGCAGTGCTAGACCGTTTAGATGAAAATTTCCAGAAGTACAAAGATGATCCAAAATTTGTTGAGGAATATTTGTATTATTTAAAAGAATATGTAGGACGTGAAAATCCATTAACATATGCTGAACGGTTAACAAAAAATTGCGGTGGAGCAAAAATCTATTTAAAACGTGAAGATTTAAACCATACAGGTGCCCATAAAATTAACAATGTAATTGGACAAATTTTGCTTGCGAAAAACATGGGGGCTCATCGTGTTATAGCAGAAACAGGGGCAGGACAGCATGGGGTAGCAACAGCAACGGCATGTGCTATGCTTGGAATGGAATGTATCATTTACATGGGTGCAGAAGACACGCGTCGTCAGGAATTAAATGTTTTCCGTATGGAGTTATTAGGAGCAACAGTCGTCCCAGTTCATAAAGGTCAGGGCCGTTTGAAAGATGCGGTAGATGAAGCGTTAAATGATCTAATAGAAAACTACGAAAATACATTTTATCTTTTAGGTTCAGCGGTTGGGCCACACCCATTCCCAACGATGGTACACCACTTTCAGTCAATCATTAGTAAAGAGTCAAAGCGACAAATTCTCGAAAAAGAAGGGAAACTACCCAGTGTTGTCGTTGCATGTATAGGCGGTGGAAGTAATGCGATTGGCGCATTTTCCGAATATATACCAGAAGAAGGTGTTCGTCTAGTAGGTGTTGAGCCTGAAGAAGCTGCGACCTTAACAAAAGGGACACCGGGTGTTATTCATGGCTTTAAGTGCCTCTGTTTACAAGACGAGGAAGGTAATCCATTGCCGACACATTCAATTTCTGCAGGATTAGATTATCCAGGTATCGGGCCAGAGCATAGTTATTTAAAAGTAACAGAGCGAGCTGAGTATTATGCAGTTTCGAAAAAGGAAGTATTGGATGCATTCCAAACATTAGCGAAAACAGAAGGAATTATTCCAGCGCTTGAGAGTGCGCACGCGGTTGCCTATGCGTTAAAGGAAGCAAGTAAGTTAAAGAGTGAGGACATTATCATTGTTAACATCTCAGGCCGTGGAGATAAAGATGTAAATGAAGTGAAGCGTTTATTACAAGAAGGCTATTAA
- the cimA gene encoding citramalate synthase yields the protein MTSQKVFLYDTTLRDGTQGEGVSLSVEDKLKIAKKLDELGIHYIEGGWPGSNPKDMNFFGKVKDLKLKNATVTAFGSTRRMGVTPDKDQNLQRILESGVKSVAIFGKTWDFQVTHALQTTLDENLSMIYDSVKYLKENGLEVIFDAEHFFDGYKRNAEYAIKAIKKAEEAGADCVTLCDTNGGSLPDEVKSIVQHVVQELSIQVGIHCHNDGELAVANTLVAVQSGATQVQGTINGYGERCGNVNLISLIPNLQLKMGYECIESQELTNLTSVSKYVHEIANQVPPSNQPFVGKSAFAHKGGMHVSAVLKHPETYEHIEPEAIGNKRRVLVSELSGQSNVLFKAKEWNLDLDKNNPATKEIIEQIKELELNGYQYEAAEASFELVVKKGLGEHREFFKLDHFKILIENDGNQSFTTEAVVKLVVNDQEVLTAAEGNGPVNALDHALRKALEQFYPCINQMYLSDYKVRVLDETDATASRVRVLIESSDGKEKWSTIGVSGNIIKASWYALIDSVQYYLLKQDDQLEVVQQPKTESTIGVSNH from the coding sequence ATGACTAGCCAAAAAGTGTTTTTATATGACACAACCCTTCGCGATGGAACTCAAGGTGAGGGGGTAAGTTTATCTGTCGAGGATAAGCTGAAAATTGCTAAAAAGCTTGATGAATTGGGAATACACTACATAGAAGGTGGCTGGCCTGGTAGTAACCCAAAGGATATGAACTTTTTTGGAAAAGTGAAAGATCTTAAATTAAAGAACGCAACAGTCACAGCGTTTGGAAGTACTCGACGAATGGGAGTTACCCCTGATAAAGATCAAAATTTACAACGAATTTTAGAGAGTGGTGTAAAATCTGTTGCAATTTTTGGAAAAACATGGGATTTTCAAGTGACGCATGCTTTGCAAACAACATTAGATGAAAATTTAAGTATGATTTATGATTCGGTAAAATACTTAAAGGAAAACGGATTAGAAGTCATATTTGACGCTGAACATTTTTTTGATGGCTATAAGAGAAATGCGGAATATGCCATCAAAGCGATAAAAAAAGCAGAAGAAGCTGGTGCTGATTGTGTTACCCTCTGTGATACGAATGGAGGGTCATTACCAGATGAAGTGAAATCAATAGTACAGCACGTCGTACAAGAGCTTTCTATTCAAGTTGGCATCCATTGTCATAACGATGGAGAATTAGCTGTAGCAAATACACTTGTAGCGGTTCAATCTGGTGCCACCCAAGTACAAGGAACAATTAACGGATATGGTGAACGATGTGGCAATGTTAACCTTATTTCATTAATTCCTAACTTGCAGCTTAAGATGGGATATGAATGTATTGAAAGTCAGGAACTGACCAATTTAACATCTGTATCTAAGTATGTTCATGAAATTGCCAATCAAGTACCACCTAGCAATCAACCTTTTGTAGGGAAAAGTGCTTTTGCCCACAAAGGAGGTATGCATGTTAGTGCTGTATTAAAACATCCTGAAACTTACGAACATATCGAGCCTGAAGCGATTGGAAATAAACGAAGAGTACTAGTTTCGGAACTATCAGGACAAAGTAATGTTTTATTTAAAGCGAAAGAGTGGAATTTAGATTTAGATAAGAATAATCCAGCAACTAAGGAAATCATTGAACAAATCAAAGAATTGGAACTAAATGGATATCAGTATGAAGCAGCTGAAGCATCCTTTGAACTCGTTGTTAAAAAAGGATTGGGTGAGCATCGGGAGTTTTTTAAATTAGATCACTTTAAAATTTTGATTGAAAATGATGGTAATCAATCGTTTACGACAGAAGCAGTGGTTAAGCTAGTTGTTAACGATCAGGAAGTGCTGACAGCTGCAGAAGGTAATGGACCTGTTAATGCACTAGACCACGCATTAAGGAAAGCGCTTGAACAATTTTATCCTTGTATTAATCAGATGTATCTATCGGATTACAAAGTACGTGTGCTAGATGAAACGGATGCAACAGCATCAAGAGTACGTGTTCTAATTGAGTCTTCTGATGGGAAGGAAAAGTGGAGCACTATCGGTGTTTCAGGAAACATTATTAAGGCGAGCTGGTATGCTTTAATTGATAGTGTTCAGTATTATTTACTAAAACAAGATGATCAACTTGAAGTAGTCCAACAACCGAAAACGGAGTCGACTATCGGTGTTAGCAATCATTAA
- a CDS encoding acetyl-CoA C-acetyltransferase, which yields MSNQEVVIVSAVRTAVGSFGGSLKGVKATTLGATVIKSALEKAGVAGDQVDEVIMGNVLQAGLGQNPARQAAIEAGLPQYTPAMTINKVCGSGLKAVHLATQAILSGDADVVVAGGMENMSQSPYVAMGARDGFRMGDQKLIDTMVFDGLTCAFNDYHMGVTAENLCDQYELTREEQDEFAAWSQEKAAKAIAEGKFKDEIVSVEIPQRKGDPIVFDTDEYVKAGTTAEKLGKLRPAFKKDGSVTAGNASGLNDGAAAVVVMSRKKADELGVTPLAVIRGNASAAVDPRIMGIGPVPATKKALEKAGLSLSDLNLIEANEAFAAQALAVGRDLEFPKEILNVNGGAIAIGHPIGASGARILVSLLHELKRRDGQYGLATLCIGGGQGVATIVEKA from the coding sequence ATGAGTAATCAAGAGGTTGTCATTGTAAGCGCTGTCAGGACAGCGGTTGGAAGTTTTGGTGGAAGTTTAAAAGGAGTGAAAGCAACAACGTTAGGTGCAACGGTCATCAAGTCTGCGTTAGAAAAAGCAGGAGTTGCTGGCGATCAAGTTGATGAGGTCATTATGGGGAATGTTCTTCAAGCAGGTTTAGGGCAAAATCCAGCACGCCAAGCGGCAATTGAAGCTGGATTACCTCAATATACGCCTGCTATGACAATTAATAAGGTTTGCGGTTCAGGTTTAAAAGCGGTTCATTTAGCAACACAGGCTATTCTTTCAGGTGATGCTGATGTTGTCGTTGCTGGTGGTATGGAAAATATGAGTCAATCACCGTATGTAGCTATGGGAGCAAGAGATGGGTTCCGTATGGGTGATCAAAAGTTAATTGATACTATGGTATTCGATGGATTAACTTGTGCATTTAATGATTATCATATGGGTGTAACAGCTGAAAACTTATGTGATCAGTATGAACTGACTCGTGAGGAGCAAGATGAATTTGCTGCTTGGAGTCAAGAAAAAGCGGCAAAGGCGATTGCGGAAGGAAAATTTAAAGATGAAATCGTCTCAGTTGAAATTCCACAACGTAAAGGAGATCCAATCGTCTTTGATACAGATGAATACGTGAAGGCTGGAACGACAGCTGAGAAACTAGGAAAGTTACGGCCTGCATTTAAAAAGGATGGTAGTGTTACAGCTGGAAATGCATCAGGATTAAATGACGGTGCAGCTGCGGTTGTCGTGATGAGTCGTAAAAAAGCGGATGAACTAGGTGTAACGCCTCTTGCTGTTATTCGTGGAAATGCAAGTGCTGCAGTTGACCCTAGAATTATGGGAATTGGCCCAGTACCTGCTACGAAAAAAGCATTAGAAAAAGCAGGGCTTTCATTATCAGATTTGAATTTAATTGAGGCAAACGAAGCTTTTGCTGCTCAAGCTTTAGCGGTAGGACGCGATTTAGAGTTTCCAAAAGAAATTCTTAACGTTAATGGGGGAGCGATTGCAATTGGACATCCAATTGGTGCAAGTGGAGCTCGTATACTTGTATCCCTACTACACGAATTAAAGCGTCGTGATGGTCAATACGGACTAGCTACTTTATGTATTGGTGGCGGTCAAGGTGTAGCAACAATCGTAGAAAAAGCGTAA